From the genome of Papaver somniferum cultivar HN1 chromosome 2, ASM357369v1, whole genome shotgun sequence, one region includes:
- the LOC113348771 gene encoding ras-related protein RABA1f-like, with translation MAAYRADDDYDYLFKVVLIGDSGVGKSNLLSRFTRNEFSLESKSTIGVEFATRSIRVDDKVVKAQIWDTAGQERYRAITSAYYRGAVGALLVYDVTRHVTFENVERWLKELRDHTDSNIVIMLVGNKADLRHLRAVSTEDATAFAEKENTCFMETSALESMNVENAFTEVLTQIYRVVSRKALDIGDDPAALPKGQTINVGSKDDVSAVKKVGCCSA, from the exons atggctGCATATAGAGCTGACGATgattatgattatctatttaaAGTTGTATTGATCGGTGATTCGGGTGTTGGTAAATCCAATCTTCTGTCTAGATTTACTCGTAATGAATTtagtcttgaatctaaatcaaccATTGGTGTTGAATTTGCTACAAGAAGTATTCGTGTTGATGATAAGGTTGTTAAAGCTCAGATTTGGGATACCGCTGGTCAGGAAAG GTACCGTGCAATCACTAGTGCATACTATCGTGGTGCCGTCGGTGCACTGCTTGTCTATGATGTCACACGTCATGTTACCTTTGAAAATGTTGAGAGATGGTTAAAGGAGCTCCGGGATCACACTGATTCAAATATTGTGATCATGCTTGTGGGAAACAAAGCAGATCTGCGCCACCTACGAGCTGTTTCAACTGAGGATGCAACCGCCTTTGCTGAGAAAGAAAATACCTGCTTTATGGAGACATCTGCGTTGGAATCTATGAATGTGGAAAATGCCTTCACTGAAGTGCTCACCCAGATCTACCGTGTTGTCAGCAGGAAAGCTCTTGATATTGGGGATGACCCAGCGGCATTGCCCAAGGGACAGACAATCAATGTTGGCTC